Proteins from a genomic interval of Clostridium sp. M62/1:
- a CDS encoding ABC transporter substrate-binding protein, with product MKSRRFLHYLTTDNSRGGNRAARRFVSVSAALAMTAALAGCSASGSRNVSETTGQTEAESVSEASSEQSQETEVSQSRDLIRVGSLKGPTSMGLVHMMNDESLSETYDFTMAAAADELLASMVSGELDIALLPANAASVLYNKTEGKIQVIDINTLGVLYLVSGDPSITSWADLAGKTVYLTGKGTTPDYVLQYLLREQAAANGFDAGDVKLEYKSEATEIASLLSENPDAVGLLPQPFATVAMSQNEALRLVFDMTSEWDKVQGEGGSRLVTGVTVVSDSLIETNSEAVAEFLDAHEESAALALSEPDETAALVVKEGIIEKEPVAKKALPYCSIVYIEGEEMKSALSGYLEVLFEQDPKSVGGALPGDDFYYLAQ from the coding sequence ATGAAAAGCAGAAGATTTCTTCATTATTTAACTACGGACAACTCCAGGGGAGGCAACAGGGCTGCCAGACGTTTCGTCTCCGTCTCTGCGGCTCTGGCCATGACGGCGGCTCTGGCCGGCTGCTCTGCATCAGGCTCCCGGAATGTCTCAGAGACCACAGGCCAGACAGAGGCTGAGAGTGTAAGTGAGGCTTCCTCTGAACAGAGTCAGGAAACGGAAGTCTCACAGAGCCGCGACCTGATCCGTGTCGGTTCCCTGAAAGGCCCGACTTCCATGGGACTTGTCCACATGATGAATGATGAGAGCCTTTCGGAAACCTATGACTTTACTATGGCAGCCGCGGCTGACGAGCTTTTGGCTTCCATGGTATCCGGAGAGCTGGACATTGCCCTGCTGCCGGCTAACGCGGCCAGTGTTCTCTACAATAAAACGGAGGGCAAAATCCAGGTTATTGATATCAACACCCTGGGCGTCCTGTACCTGGTTTCCGGCGATCCTTCTATCACCTCCTGGGCTGATCTGGCCGGAAAGACTGTCTATCTTACAGGAAAGGGAACTACCCCGGACTATGTTCTCCAGTATCTCTTAAGAGAGCAGGCTGCTGCCAATGGTTTTGATGCCGGCGACGTAAAGCTGGAATACAAGTCAGAGGCTACCGAAATCGCCTCCCTCCTCAGTGAAAATCCAGACGCCGTCGGCCTTCTTCCTCAGCCGTTTGCCACGGTTGCCATGAGCCAGAACGAGGCTCTGAGGCTCGTCTTTGACATGACCTCAGAGTGGGATAAGGTCCAGGGTGAGGGCGGCAGCCGGCTGGTGACAGGGGTCACTGTGGTGAGCGACAGTCTGATTGAGACAAACTCGGAGGCTGTCGCAGAATTTCTGGATGCCCACGAGGAATCTGCCGCACTGGCTTTGTCGGAGCCTGATGAAACGGCAGCCCTCGTCGTCAAGGAGGGTATCATCGAGAAAGAGCCTGTGGCCAAAAAAGCCCTTCCCTACTGCAGTATTGTGTATATTGAGGGCGAGGAGATGAAATCCGCCCTGTCCGGTTATCTGGAGGTTCTCTTTGAGCAGGATCCAAAATCTGTAGGCGGCGCGCTTCCAGGCGATGATTTCTACTATCTGGCCCAGTAA
- a CDS encoding HAD family hydrolase, with protein MVGKKIKNIVFDMGKVLLDYDPLGVARHFMADPQETELLRKNVFESEEWLLLDRGAISEEEAVERMKGRMPDEHMRDMAEQCMAHWHQYNISPKPGMEEVVRDLKKKGYRTYICSNISLRFREFRNEVPGIGLMDGVLISAEEHCLKPEREIYERLFEKFGIRPEESFFIDDLEENIRGAEACGMDGYCYADGNVERLREQLGI; from the coding sequence ATGGTAGGAAAAAAGATTAAAAACATTGTGTTTGATATGGGAAAGGTGCTGCTGGACTATGATCCTCTTGGAGTGGCCAGACATTTCATGGCTGACCCTCAGGAGACAGAGCTGCTCAGAAAAAATGTGTTTGAATCGGAAGAGTGGCTTTTGCTGGACCGCGGCGCTATTTCAGAGGAAGAGGCTGTGGAGAGGATGAAAGGGCGCATGCCGGATGAACATATGAGAGATATGGCAGAACAGTGCATGGCACATTGGCACCAGTACAATATCAGCCCCAAGCCTGGAATGGAGGAGGTTGTCCGGGATCTGAAGAAAAAAGGTTACAGGACGTATATCTGCTCCAATATATCCCTTCGGTTTCGCGAATTTCGAAACGAGGTTCCCGGTATCGGGCTGATGGACGGCGTTCTCATTTCTGCCGAGGAGCATTGTCTGAAGCCAGAGAGGGAGATCTATGAAAGGCTGTTTGAAAAATTCGGGATACGGCCTGAGGAATCCTTCTTCATTGACGACCTGGAAGAAAATATTAGAGGTGCAGAAGCCTGCGGCATGGATGGATACTGCTATGCAGACGGGAATGTGGAAAGGCTGAGAGAACAGCTGGGAATATAA
- a CDS encoding ABC transporter permease: MTFSGRSETGRPRLRRAAVILFWISLWQAAAVLIENSIIFVGPLDVVRALFLQLPTEEFWLSLSFSVLRITAGFLLAFFLAAIAGTASFFLPVLKEFLAPAVLLMKSIPVASFVILALIWIGSENLSVFISFMVVFPMIYESTLSGLSGADAQLLEMACVFRISGLRKFRAIYLPALLPYLAGSCRFALGMGIKSGVAAEVIGLPSFSIGEQLYTSKIYLETANLFAWTLVIIAVTALLERLFLLLMNCLLKMQGK; this comes from the coding sequence GTGACTTTTTCTGGCCGCAGCGAAACGGGAAGGCCCAGACTTCGCCGTGCCGCTGTCATCTTATTCTGGATCTCGCTGTGGCAGGCAGCCGCGGTCCTTATAGAAAATTCCATCATATTTGTAGGGCCTCTTGATGTGGTGCGGGCGCTTTTCCTCCAGCTTCCCACGGAAGAATTCTGGCTCTCTTTGAGCTTTTCCGTTCTCCGGATTACGGCAGGCTTTCTGCTGGCTTTTTTTCTGGCTGCCATTGCCGGCACCGCCTCTTTTTTCCTGCCTGTCCTGAAGGAATTCCTGGCCCCTGCAGTCCTGCTCATGAAATCCATCCCCGTAGCCTCCTTTGTCATTCTGGCTCTCATCTGGATTGGCTCGGAAAATCTTTCTGTGTTTATCTCCTTTATGGTGGTATTTCCCATGATTTACGAGTCCACCCTCTCCGGCCTATCGGGGGCAGATGCGCAGCTTCTGGAAATGGCCTGTGTGTTCCGCATTTCCGGCCTCAGGAAGTTTCGCGCTATCTATCTTCCTGCCCTTCTTCCCTATCTGGCCGGAAGCTGCCGTTTTGCCCTGGGCATGGGGATCAAATCCGGGGTAGCCGCCGAGGTAATCGGCCTCCCCAGCTTCTCCATCGGAGAGCAGCTCTACACCTCAAAAATATACCTTGAGACAGCGAACCTCTTTGCGTGGACCCTTGTCATCATCGCAGTTACAGCCCTCCTGGAAAGACTGTTTCTGCTGCTGATGAACTGTCTGCTGAAAATGCAGGGAAAATAG
- a CDS encoding FUSC family protein, whose product MRFYDALQLDPAVLKDRIKKAPDGRERLWFMTALLVRDVLLVAFAIVFILFLTSVFGQENSSMAVIIFCILLSIRFVSFGYKAKHSVINLAAVFGILTVSPVYAQHLGPLAGFAVHFISLSLILVITCEYPEMGNGGLYLFGYIFLAGNPVEGSALAGRAMMALVGFGLCGALLFFRHRKKHKNVSFLHVVGRMSIYDPKCQWQLRLALGLSLLFLLNRALNLNRFMWAGFACSSLLSSYPVNLRGRLAERAGGIVLGSLLFAAVYRHIPESFLFMVGPAAGLCLGICSSYFAKTVLNCFGALLMAAGTYGLSAAVSVRIVNNLLGIAFGLLFFKVYEKAVRAVCALLERLKKREADSMQRENQGPAGEAG is encoded by the coding sequence ATGAGGTTTTATGATGCACTTCAGCTGGATCCGGCAGTACTGAAAGACAGGATTAAAAAAGCGCCTGACGGCAGGGAACGGCTCTGGTTTATGACCGCTCTTCTCGTGCGGGACGTGCTGCTTGTTGCCTTTGCTATTGTCTTTATTTTGTTTCTCACATCAGTGTTTGGACAGGAAAACAGCTCCATGGCTGTCATAATTTTCTGCATCCTGCTCAGCATTCGCTTTGTCAGTTTCGGATACAAGGCAAAGCATTCCGTGATCAATCTGGCAGCAGTCTTTGGAATTTTGACGGTCTCTCCGGTGTATGCCCAGCACCTAGGCCCTCTGGCAGGCTTTGCAGTTCATTTTATATCCCTTTCCCTGATTCTTGTGATTACGTGTGAATACCCTGAGATGGGGAACGGAGGACTTTATCTGTTTGGATATATCTTTCTGGCCGGAAATCCAGTCGAGGGCTCTGCTCTTGCCGGCCGTGCCATGATGGCACTTGTCGGTTTTGGATTATGCGGGGCGCTCTTGTTCTTCAGGCACCGTAAGAAGCATAAAAATGTATCATTTCTGCATGTCGTCGGCCGCATGAGCATTTACGATCCAAAATGTCAGTGGCAGCTTCGGCTGGCTCTTGGATTAAGTCTTTTGTTTCTGTTGAACAGAGCCCTGAATTTGAACAGATTTATGTGGGCAGGCTTTGCCTGCTCCTCCCTCCTTTCTTCTTATCCGGTCAATCTGAGGGGGAGACTGGCGGAAAGAGCAGGAGGAATTGTTCTGGGCTCCCTGCTGTTTGCTGCTGTTTACCGGCACATTCCGGAGTCTTTTTTGTTCATGGTAGGCCCTGCAGCCGGACTGTGCCTGGGGATTTGTTCCAGCTATTTTGCCAAGACTGTCTTAAATTGCTTTGGAGCTTTGCTTATGGCAGCCGGTACCTATGGCCTTTCAGCGGCGGTATCTGTCCGCATTGTAAACAATTTGTTGGGGATTGCCTTTGGCCTGCTGTTTTTCAAGGTGTATGAAAAGGCAGTCCGGGCAGTCTGCGCCCTGCTGGAACGCCTGAAAAAAAGAGAAGCTGACAGCATGCAGAGAGAAAATCAGGGACCGGCCGGGGAGGCCGGGTAA
- the phnW gene encoding 2-aminoethylphosphonate--pyruvate transaminase has translation MRNYKLLTPGPLTTTDTVKQVMMFDHCTWDDDYKQITQKIRRELLELAHVTEEEYTAVLMQGSGTFGVESVLSSVVPQDGTVLLLSNGAYGERAAKICEYHHISCIHITQAYDKTPDAGKAEEALKNHPEITHVMMIHSETTSGILNDIATIGGLAHTYGKVFIVDAMSSFAGVDIPVRDWHIDFLVSSANKCIQGVPGFSFIIANRKLLMESKGCARSLSLDLYDQWAGMEQDGKWRYTSPTHVVLAFDQAIKELKNEGGIEARHARYQKNMDTLVENFEKLGFKLYVDKAWQGPIIATFLYPEGRKFDFQDMYHYIKERGYAIYPGKLTDADTFRIGVIGEIYEEDIQKLTEIMQEYMEKTEQQ, from the coding sequence ATGAGAAACTACAAATTACTTACGCCAGGTCCTCTCACCACTACGGACACGGTAAAACAGGTGATGATGTTTGATCACTGTACATGGGATGACGATTATAAGCAGATCACTCAGAAAATTCGCAGAGAGCTTCTGGAACTGGCTCATGTCACCGAGGAAGAGTATACGGCAGTGCTGATGCAGGGTTCAGGAACCTTTGGAGTGGAGAGCGTACTCAGCAGCGTAGTGCCGCAGGATGGAACAGTGCTTTTGCTGAGCAACGGCGCTTACGGTGAGAGAGCCGCTAAAATATGCGAATATCACCATATTTCCTGTATTCACATAACGCAGGCTTACGACAAGACACCAGATGCAGGAAAAGCAGAGGAGGCCTTAAAGAACCACCCTGAAATTACCCATGTGATGATGATTCACAGTGAGACCACCAGCGGAATTTTGAATGATATTGCGACCATCGGCGGGCTGGCTCATACTTATGGAAAGGTCTTTATTGTGGATGCGATGTCCAGCTTTGCAGGTGTTGACATTCCGGTTCGGGACTGGCACATTGATTTTCTCGTAAGCTCCGCCAATAAGTGTATCCAGGGAGTTCCGGGATTTTCCTTTATTATCGCCAACAGAAAATTGCTGATGGAGTCTAAGGGGTGCGCGAGAAGCCTTTCTCTTGACCTCTACGATCAGTGGGCAGGCATGGAACAGGACGGAAAATGGCGCTACACATCCCCGACCCACGTAGTTCTCGCCTTTGATCAGGCCATAAAGGAGCTTAAAAACGAGGGAGGCATCGAGGCAAGGCATGCCCGCTACCAGAAAAATATGGATACCCTTGTGGAAAACTTTGAAAAGCTGGGCTTTAAGCTCTATGTGGACAAGGCATGGCAGGGGCCGATTATTGCCACCTTCCTGTACCCGGAGGGAAGAAAATTCGACTTCCAGGATATGTACCACTACATCAAGGAGAGGGGATATGCAATCTATCCCGGAAAACTGACGGATGCAGATACCTTCCGGATTGGCGTGATCGGGGAGATCTATGAGGAGGATATCCAGAAGCTGACAGAGATCATGCAGGAGTACATGGAGAAGACTGAACAGCAGTAA
- the phnX gene encoding phosphonoacetaldehyde hydrolase, whose protein sequence is MKIEGVIFDWAGTTVDYGCFAPVRAFMEIFREYGIDATMEETRKPMGMLKWDHIKTMLSMDRIHSEWVKVHGREWTDRDVDEMHEKFSEKLLGILHGYAEVKPYVLEAVRQLRDRGIKIGSTTGYTDQMMEIVVPKAAENGYEPDFWISPNSVGNMGRPYPYMIFENMRQLGLRNVHTVMKVGDTISDIQEGVNAGVISVGVLEGSSEMGLTEQEYEALSEAGKKAAKERLTQSYREAGADYVIDHMGCLCDLIDEIEGQSV, encoded by the coding sequence ATGAAAATAGAGGGTGTTATTTTTGACTGGGCCGGCACGACAGTAGACTATGGATGCTTTGCACCGGTCAGGGCATTTATGGAGATTTTCAGGGAATATGGGATTGATGCGACCATGGAAGAGACCAGGAAGCCCATGGGGATGCTGAAATGGGATCACATTAAAACCATGCTGTCTATGGACCGGATTCACAGTGAGTGGGTGAAGGTTCACGGACGGGAGTGGACGGACCGGGATGTGGACGAGATGCACGAGAAATTTTCGGAGAAACTGCTGGGGATTCTCCACGGATATGCAGAAGTAAAGCCTTATGTTCTGGAAGCAGTACGACAGCTGAGAGACAGGGGAATAAAAATCGGATCCACAACGGGATATACGGATCAGATGATGGAGATTGTAGTTCCAAAGGCAGCAGAAAACGGATATGAGCCGGATTTCTGGATCTCCCCGAACAGCGTGGGCAATATGGGGCGTCCTTATCCGTATATGATCTTTGAAAACATGAGACAGCTTGGACTTAGGAATGTGCATACCGTTATGAAGGTGGGAGATACCATTTCAGATATTCAGGAGGGAGTAAATGCAGGCGTGATCTCTGTGGGAGTCTTGGAGGGAAGTTCCGAGATGGGACTGACGGAACAGGAGTACGAGGCCCTTTCTGAAGCTGGCAAAAAAGCGGCTAAGGAGAGGCTGACCCAGAGCTACCGGGAGGCAGGGGCAGACTATGTCATTGACCATATGGGCTGCCTGTGCGATCTCATCGACGAGATTGAGGGACAGTCTGTCTAA
- a CDS encoding ATP-binding cassette domain-containing protein, with the protein MSVKQLLPGQLPFSEGSADSENASQRENCISVSGLFKSYGELSVLSDLSFFVEVGEICCLMGPSGSGKTTLFRILMGLEEADSGRISVPARLGAVFQENRLIEHLSPIENVRLVMAPGPKAEQKKQIASALCEILPAECLGRPAHTLSGGMKRRLAAARALLSDCDALIMDEPFSGLDGDTKHQVIRFIEKYRNSRPLLLSTHTPEDAALLHARVLSF; encoded by the coding sequence ATGTCAGTGAAGCAACTCTTACCCGGGCAGCTCCCATTCAGTGAGGGCTCTGCCGATTCTGAAAACGCCTCTCAGCGCGAAAACTGTATTTCTGTAAGCGGGCTTTTTAAATCCTACGGAGAGCTTTCTGTGCTTTCCGATCTCTCTTTTTTTGTGGAGGTCGGGGAGATCTGCTGCCTGATGGGGCCCTCGGGCTCCGGCAAAACCACCCTGTTTCGCATCCTCATGGGACTTGAAGAGGCAGACAGCGGAAGAATCTCTGTGCCGGCGCGGCTGGGAGCCGTCTTCCAGGAAAACCGCCTCATCGAGCACCTCTCCCCCATTGAAAATGTACGTCTTGTCATGGCTCCGGGCCCGAAGGCAGAACAAAAAAAGCAGATTGCTTCTGCACTCTGTGAGATTCTTCCAGCTGAGTGTCTCGGCCGCCCTGCCCACACCCTGAGCGGAGGCATGAAGCGGCGTCTGGCGGCGGCCCGCGCCCTGCTCTCCGACTGTGATGCCCTTATCATGGACGAACCCTTTTCCGGCCTTGACGGGGACACCAAGCATCAGGTTATCCGCTTTATCGAAAAATACAGAAACAGCCGACCTCTCCTTCTGTCCACCCACACTCCTGAGGATGCCGCTCTGCTGCATGCCAGAGTTCTGTCCTTTTAG
- a CDS encoding sodium-dependent transporter → MNQNRSQWASNLGFILAAAGSAIGLGNIWKFPGKVGAYGGGAFILCYIAMVALIGFPVMLAELSMGRATQKNVVGAFHQLNRKWTFAGGIGMVTLFVILSYYAVVGGWVMKYIFVYLMGAGFEEGADAYQTYFVNFIEKPVEPLIWGLLFLVICIYVVVRGVSAGIERMSKILMPVLFLILIACVVRAVTLPGAADGVAFMLTVNPEDFNRDTLVGALGQAFFSLSVGMGIMVTYGSYVPKKENLVKSAAWICFLDTMVAILSAFAIIPVVFVTLGAEGLGMGGGFAFMALPEVFAGFPGGVLFGLAFFILLFLAALTSAISILESCCAFITEEWKVSRLKAAVV, encoded by the coding sequence ATGAATCAGAACAGAAGCCAGTGGGCCAGCAATCTGGGCTTTATCCTGGCAGCGGCCGGCTCGGCCATAGGGCTGGGAAATATCTGGAAGTTTCCGGGAAAGGTGGGAGCTTACGGAGGCGGCGCCTTTATACTGTGCTATATTGCCATGGTAGCCCTGATAGGGTTTCCGGTTATGCTGGCTGAGCTGTCAATGGGAAGGGCGACACAGAAAAATGTGGTGGGAGCGTTTCACCAGTTAAACAGAAAATGGACGTTTGCAGGCGGAATCGGAATGGTGACGCTGTTTGTGATCCTTTCCTACTATGCAGTAGTAGGCGGATGGGTTATGAAGTATATTTTTGTTTATTTAATGGGAGCAGGCTTTGAAGAGGGGGCAGATGCCTATCAGACGTATTTTGTCAATTTCATCGAGAAGCCGGTGGAACCGCTCATATGGGGACTGCTGTTTCTTGTGATATGCATCTATGTGGTAGTCAGAGGTGTGTCGGCTGGAATAGAGAGGATGAGCAAAATCCTGATGCCGGTATTGTTTCTGATTTTAATTGCCTGCGTTGTGAGGGCTGTGACGCTTCCGGGCGCAGCGGATGGAGTTGCCTTTATGCTGACGGTCAACCCGGAGGATTTTAACAGGGATACTCTGGTCGGAGCCCTCGGACAGGCCTTTTTTTCACTGTCAGTGGGAATGGGGATTATGGTTACTTACGGTTCCTATGTGCCGAAGAAGGAAAATCTGGTTAAGAGTGCAGCCTGGATCTGTTTTCTGGATACCATGGTGGCAATCCTGTCAGCTTTTGCCATTATCCCAGTGGTATTTGTGACCCTGGGCGCAGAGGGACTTGGAATGGGCGGAGGCTTCGCTTTCATGGCGCTTCCGGAGGTGTTTGCGGGCTTCCCCGGCGGCGTTCTGTTTGGTCTGGCATTCTTCATCCTTCTGTTTCTGGCCGCTCTCACCAGTGCCATCAGCATTCTGGAAAGCTGCTGCGCTTTTATCACAGAAGAGTGGAAGGTCTCCAGGCTGAAGGCTGCCGTGGTTTGA
- a CDS encoding sodium-dependent symporter family protein, which produces MNAVMEKFTDNLMIPVGAFFFCIFTGWVWGIGKAEAEIEAEGSCRFGLKRLWGAIVKFVAPAFILVILYFTVGKGQGLS; this is translated from the coding sequence ATGAATGCGGTGATGGAGAAATTTACCGATAATCTGATGATTCCTGTGGGAGCCTTTTTCTTCTGTATTTTTACCGGATGGGTCTGGGGAATCGGAAAAGCAGAAGCAGAGATTGAGGCGGAGGGAAGCTGCCGGTTTGGCCTGAAAAGGCTTTGGGGCGCGATTGTAAAGTTTGTGGCTCCGGCCTTTATTCTTGTGATCTTGTATTTCACAGTGGGAAAAGGTCAGGGACTGTCATAG
- a CDS encoding MarR family winged helix-turn-helix transcriptional regulator, with protein sequence MKDAGERNVESPDGRSASPDWRVMWKWMQQIHCFSRNMTKQQQNRELTMGEMEVLAVVSLESETTPMRLSRATGMKLEAVSRTLRSLEAKGCIRRKKLLSDARSVLITLTERGEELLKKDCGLFLGPLYRLEREMGEKTRELLALIEQANWLLSKAEQEREKKQAESSEKGEENEVL encoded by the coding sequence ATGAAGGACGCAGGAGAACGCAATGTGGAAAGTCCGGATGGCCGCAGCGCTTCACCGGATTGGCGGGTGATGTGGAAATGGATGCAGCAGATTCACTGCTTTTCCAGAAATATGACAAAACAGCAGCAGAACAGGGAGTTAACGATGGGGGAGATGGAAGTACTTGCAGTGGTGAGTCTGGAGAGTGAGACAACACCTATGAGACTCAGCAGGGCAACTGGTATGAAGCTTGAAGCAGTCAGCCGAACGCTTCGCTCTCTGGAGGCGAAGGGGTGTATCAGGAGAAAAAAACTTCTGTCTGATGCCAGAAGTGTCCTGATTACTCTCACAGAGAGGGGGGAAGAGCTTCTGAAGAAGGACTGCGGTTTGTTTTTGGGACCTTTGTACCGACTTGAAAGAGAGATGGGGGAGAAAACCAGAGAGCTGCTGGCCCTGATTGAACAAGCCAACTGGCTTCTTTCGAAGGCAGAACAGGAAAGGGAGAAAAAACAGGCAGAAAGCAGTGAGAAGGGGGAGGAAAATGAGGTTTTATGA
- a CDS encoding cyclic-di-AMP receptor, with protein sequence MKMIIAIIGSEDADDLVYELNQNSFFVTKLSTMGGFLKKKSTTLMLGVDNARVDEAISIIKKMSGQREQLVYTPPTMAGNCCPTVNMTVPMNMKVGGATVFVLDVENFQKF encoded by the coding sequence ATGAAAATGATTATTGCGATTATCGGAAGTGAAGATGCCGACGATTTGGTCTATGAGCTGAACCAGAACTCGTTCTTCGTTACAAAACTCTCCACCATGGGCGGTTTTTTGAAAAAGAAAAGTACCACTCTGATGCTGGGTGTGGACAACGCCAGAGTTGACGAGGCCATTTCCATTATCAAAAAAATGTCCGGTCAGAGAGAGCAGCTTGTATACACTCCACCAACCATGGCCGGAAACTGCTGCCCAACTGTCAATATGACAGTTCCCATGAACATGAAAGTCGGAGGCGCTACTGTATTCGTGCTGGACGTAGAAAACTTCCAGAAATTCTGA
- a CDS encoding DUF4397 domain-containing protein: MKEVPYSLSLKVQEMEEVDPDFSMPGGSSIPPFDEEIDPGFSVTPEEPTTPSTPSTPSTPSIPSTPSTPSIPSTPVYPSTPSIPSTPTVPSIPSTGQIPIYPCLFCGGDPWIAGAIRLLNTAVGYNSLRIYIDGMLAATALDFAQLTGYRRISRGYHTFLAVDEAQNISTSKSIYIDSGMATIAFTNGPAGLNILSIPDPSCPASFPGGCLRVCNLAWYSGNLNVSVGNLTFQSVSFGQPTSFSSLNSGSYPLRISRSERPGNTLISSTLRITSGRIHTLYVFNWNPSPDTIQTLLTSDRRG, from the coding sequence ATGAAAGAAGTTCCCTATTCTTTATCCTTAAAAGTTCAGGAAATGGAAGAAGTCGATCCCGACTTCTCTATGCCAGGCGGCTCGTCCATTCCGCCGTTTGACGAAGAGATCGATCCTGGCTTCTCCGTCACACCGGAAGAGCCCACCACACCTTCGACTCCATCTACGCCTTCTACGCCCAGCATACCCTCGACACCTTCTACGCCCAGCATACCCTCGACACCAGTGTATCCTTCTACACCATCCATTCCCTCTACCCCTACTGTTCCCAGCATCCCGTCCACAGGTCAGATTCCCATCTATCCCTGTCTGTTCTGTGGGGGGGATCCCTGGATAGCTGGAGCCATCCGCCTTCTGAATACTGCTGTGGGCTACAACTCTCTGCGCATTTACATCGATGGGATGCTTGCCGCTACTGCTCTGGATTTTGCTCAGCTGACGGGCTACAGACGCATATCCCGCGGCTACCACACCTTCCTGGCTGTCGATGAAGCCCAGAACATAAGCACTTCAAAGTCTATCTATATTGACAGCGGAATGGCCACGATTGCGTTCACAAACGGACCGGCCGGCCTTAACATCCTCTCAATTCCGGATCCGTCCTGCCCGGCTTCATTCCCCGGCGGATGCCTGCGAGTCTGCAATCTGGCCTGGTACAGCGGAAATCTCAACGTATCCGTGGGCAATCTTACCTTCCAGTCCGTCTCCTTCGGTCAGCCCACTTCCTTCAGCAGCCTGAATTCCGGCAGCTATCCGCTTCGGATTTCCCGCTCTGAACGCCCGGGAAATACCCTTATCTCTTCCACCCTGCGCATAACCTCCGGGCGCATTCACACTCTCTATGTCTTTAACTGGAATCCTTCACCAGATACCATCCAGACCCTTCTCACTTCGGACAGGAGAGGATAA
- the ytvI gene encoding sporulation integral membrane protein YtvI — translation MEIQKRKNFIINFLYFTIILLAAFILIKYGLPMVAPFAAGFVIAYLLRTPVCFLSKRLRMKKKAAAVLTVLVFYCTVGLLIFLMSVKAFSAVKGFLFNLPALYAAHVEPILSDIYSGIEQSFLHMDPALLTALEELMTQFSQSLGQMVSSLSRLAMGYVSGVASSLPGIFISLLLLIISTFFISADYDRLTGFCLLQLDEKRREIFLLIKEYVVGTLFVCIRSYALIMSITFLELSIGLTVVGVENSIFIAFLIAIFDILPVLGTGGVMIPWIVLEALKMNFSMALALLLVYLFVTVVRNIIEPKIVGAQIGLHPVVTLSSMFVGAQLFGVLGLFGFPICLSLLRYLNENGVIRLFRMEENTNSRQDRGNASDKKI, via the coding sequence CCTTCCCATGGTCGCTCCGTTTGCGGCAGGGTTTGTCATCGCCTATCTTCTCCGCACTCCGGTCTGCTTTCTGTCCAAGCGGCTGCGGATGAAAAAGAAGGCTGCGGCAGTCCTCACTGTGCTGGTTTTTTACTGCACGGTCGGCCTTTTGATCTTTCTCATGAGCGTCAAGGCATTTTCGGCTGTAAAAGGTTTTCTGTTTAATCTTCCTGCCCTTTACGCCGCCCATGTGGAGCCGATTTTAAGCGATATCTACAGCGGAATTGAACAGTCCTTTCTCCACATGGATCCTGCGCTCTTAACGGCCCTCGAGGAGTTGATGACTCAGTTTTCCCAGTCTCTCGGACAGATGGTTTCAAGCCTTTCCAGACTTGCCATGGGCTATGTGTCCGGTGTGGCCTCCTCCCTGCCGGGAATTTTTATCAGCCTTTTGCTGTTAATTATTTCCACCTTTTTTATTTCTGCAGACTACGATCGGCTGACCGGTTTCTGTCTGCTTCAGCTGGATGAGAAAAGGCGGGAGATATTTTTGCTCATTAAGGAATATGTGGTGGGAACGCTGTTTGTCTGTATCCGCTCCTATGCTCTGATTATGAGCATTACCTTTCTGGAGCTCTCTATCGGGCTGACTGTGGTGGGAGTGGAAAATTCCATTTTCATCGCCTTCCTGATCGCTATCTTCGATATTCTTCCGGTTCTGGGAACCGGAGGCGTTATGATCCCCTGGATCGTTCTGGAGGCGCTCAAGATGAATTTTTCCATGGCTCTGGCCCTGCTTCTTGTCTACCTCTTTGTCACGGTAGTCAGAAATATCATCGAGCCAAAAATCGTCGGCGCCCAGATTGGGCTTCACCCGGTTGTCACCCTGTCCAGCATGTTTGTAGGCGCGCAGCTTTTCGGTGTTCTGGGCCTGTTCGGTTTCCCTATCTGTCTGTCCCTGCTGCGCTATCTCAATGAAAACGGAGTAATCCGGCTGTTTCGGATGGAGGAAAACACGAACAGCCGCCAGGACAGGGGAAACGCATCTGATAAAAAAATCTGA